The Flavobacterium faecale genomic sequence ACATGACCATTAAAAAAGCTTTTATATTTGACCTAGATGGAGTTATTGTAGACACGGCGAAATACCATTATCTAGCCTGGAAAAAAATTGCAGATCAACTTGGAATTGATTTCACACATGAGCATAATGAGCTCTTAAAAGGCGTTAGTCGTATTCGTTCTCTGGATATTATATTAGACTTAGGGAAAATTGACGCAACACAAGAAGACAAAAATAAATGGCTAATTCAAAAGAATGATGATTACCTATTGTATTTGGTCGATATGAATCAAAGCGAAATATTACCAGGTGTTCTTCCGATATTAAAATATTTAAAAGAAATAAAGCAACCAATTGCCCTTGGTTCTGCCAGTAAAAATGCGCGACCAATCCTTGAAAAAACTGATATCATTTCGTACTTCGATGCCATCGTGGACGGAAATGATGTAACAAATGCCAAACCTGATCCAGAAGTATTTTTGATTGCAGCTCAAAAGCTTGCCATAAGCCCTGAAAATTCAATTGTTTTTGAAGACTCAATTGCGGGTGTGCAAGCTGCAAACATAGGCAAAATGACTAGCATTGGTATTGGAGACCCTAGCACATTATACGAAGCAAAATACATATTTAACGATTTTACCGAGATCACCACTCAATTTGTAGACACACTAATCCAGGAACAAAGCTAAAGCACAGCAGAAGCTAATTTTAAACAACACAAAATGAACCAAGATTATATACAACCAGACAATTGGTCTATCATAGAAGAAGGATTTGATGTCGAAAGAGTAAAATCATCCGAAAGCTTGTTCAGTATTGGTAATGGAGCAATGGGACAACGTGCCAATTTTGAAGAACAATATTCTGGAAAAACGTTCCAAGGAAGCTACATCGCCGGAATATATTATCCAGATAAAACTAAAGTGGGTTGGTGGAAAAATGGCTACCCAAAATATTTTGCAAAAGTATTAAACGCACCCAACTGGATCGGAATAGACATCGAAATTAACGGTGAGGCATTAGACTTGAACAGTTGTACTAAGATTGAAAAATACCGTCGTGAATTAAACATGCAAGAAGGTTGGTACAACCGATCTTTCACGGCAACTTTACAAAACGGCATCACGGTTGAAGTGAATTCTAGACGCTTTCTATCCATCAATGAAGATGAAATAGGCGCCATCAAATTTGATATTACTCCATTGAACCAAGATGCAACAATCATTTACAAACCCTATCTTGACGCAGGAGTATCAAACGAAGACACAAACTGGGAAGAAAAATTTTGGGAACCACTTGACGTAGCAACTGATAACAATAAAGGTTTTGTTACTGCTCAAACGCTAAAGACAGCTTTCAAGGTTACCACTTATATGCACAATAGCATTTTTGAAAATGATAAAGATCTGCAATTATCACCGCTATCCATCGAAAACGAAGTAGATAAAACACAATTTACTTATCAAGTTTCTGTTTCGAAAAGTATAAAATCTTCTATTCAAAAATTTGGAGGATATACCGTATCATTAAATCATAATAATACACTAGAAGCCGCAAAGAGTGCTATAGAAAAAGCAACTACGATTGGTTATGAACAACTTTTGTCTGACCAAAAAGAAGCCTGGGGAAAAATTTGGGAGATGTCAGATATCACCATTAAAGGAGATGTAAAAGCGCAACAAGGTATCCGTTTTAACATCTTCCAACTAAACCAAACTTATTTAGGGAAAGACAGCCGTTTAAACATTGGTCCCAAAGGATTTACAGGAGAAAAATATGGAGGCTCAACGTATTGGGACACCGAAGCATATTGCATTCCGTTTTATATGGCAACCAAAGATCAAAAAGTAGCTCGCAACCTACTAACCTATCGTTACAATCAATTAGACAAAGCGATTGAAAACGCAGAACAGAATTTAGGGTTCAACAACGGAGCAGCGCTCTACCCTATGGTAACCATGAATGGTGAAGAATGCCATAACGAATGGGAAATCACACACGAAGAAATTCACCGCAACGGTGCCATTGCATTTGCTATTTTTAATTTTTACCGTTTTACAGGTGACTATTCCTATATTCCAGAAAAAGGTTTGGAGGTATTAATTGGTATTGCCCGCTTTTGGCATCAGAGAGCTAGTTATTCGAATGACAAAAAACAATACGTAATTCTAGGTGTTACTGGACCAAATGAATACGAAAACAATATCAATAATAACTTTTACACCAACTATATAGCCAAATGGTGTATTGATTACACAACAGCACAATTAAAAAGAGTTGCTATTGAATACCCTAAAGATCACAAACGTATCATTGAAAAAGTAAAACTGGGTGATGCGGAAATACAAGCTTGGAACAAAGTAGCATCCAACATGTATTTTCCTAAATCAGAAGCCCTTGGAATCTACCTTCAACAAGACGGATTTTTAGATAAAGATTTAGTACCGGTAAAAGATTTAGACAAAGCACAGCGCCCTATCAATCAAAAATGGTCATGGGATCGCGTGTTACGATCTCCCTACATAAAACAAGCAGACGTACTGCAAGGTTTTTACTTTTTTGAAGATCACTTTACGAGAGAAGAATTAGAGCGTAATTTTGACTTTTATGAGTCATTTACCGTACATGAAAGTTCGCTTTCACCATGCGTCCACTCTATTCAAGCCGCTAAGTTAGATAAAATGGATATGGCGTATCAATTTTACCTGCGCACATCACGTTTAGATCTTGACGATTATAACAAAGAAGTTGAAGAAGGTTGCCACATCACATCAATGGCAGGAACATGGATGAGTATTGTAGAAGGTTTTGGCGGAATGAGGATCAAAAACAGCCAATTGCACTTCACACCAAAAATCCCAAAAGAATGGGAAGCTTATTCTTTTAAAATCAATTTCAGAAACCAAATCGTGACAGTAAACGTCAGTGCCGCACAATCTACTTTTACAGTCGATGGCAATCAAGAATTAGTTTTAAATGTTAATGGCAAAGAATTAACTGTTGCTCCAAATGTAGTAGCAACCATTTAAAATTAGTTACAACCATCAAATTCCGGTATAATCAGGTAGAAAGGGTTTTCTATCTACATTCAACATATAGCGACAAATACTAAAGCTCTTTCACTTTCATTCCAAAAAAAAGCAACTCAGTAATGTGTTGCTTTTTGTGTTTATAAACACTTTACTTCCTCAAATTACGAAGTATACCAGGAACCCTAGTCGCACAACAATAGAGATAATAGCGATTTTTAGTTTTAAATGAAATTTCGGGAAGTAGATACAATGCAGAATGACATCTACAACTTTTCAAATAAAAGACGTCAGTGAAAATCATTTTTTTTAGACTTTTACTAACTGATAAAAATTGGATCAACCCGAAGCGTCACGAACTTGAACCGTTTTTTTGGCGTTGCAAGTCCCTAATAAAAAATTACCAAAACAAACAAATGTCTTAATAAATTCGACTTCCACGATTTGAGAATACACATTCCAAGACATTCTTAAACACAAAAAATCCCGATTGCTCGGGATTTTTTACTTTATATACTGAAAATTCTATTTCAATTTTTTCTTGATTGCTACTTCATGGTAACATTCGATAACATCTCTTTCTTCAACGTCGTTGAATCCTTTTACTTGGATACCACAATCATAACCTTTGGCTACTTCTTTGACATCGTCTTTGAAACGTTTCAAGGCTACTAATTCTCCTTCGTGAACTACAACACCTTCACGAATAATACGAATCTTAGCGTTACGTTGGATTTTACCATCCATAACCATACAACCTGCAATAGTACCCACTTTAGAGATTTTAAACAATTCTCTAATTTCAGCAGTACCAAGTACTTCCTCTTTCATTTCAGGAGCTAACATTCCTTCCATTGCATCTTTCAAGTCATCGATTGCTGCGTAGATAATAGAGTAGTAACGGATGTCGATTTCTTCCTTATCAGCCAGTTGTCTTGCGTTTCCAGCAGGACGAACGTTAAATCCGATAATGATCGCATCAGAAGCAGAAGCCAACATAACGTCAGTTTCAGTAATTGCTCCAACACCTTTATGGATAATATTAATCTGAATTTCTTCAGTAGATAATTTAGAGAACGAATCAGAAAGTGCTTCAACAGAACCATCCACATCTCCTTTAAGGATCACGTTCAATTCTTTAAATTGACCTAATGCAATACGACGACCAATTTCATCCAGTGTAATATGACGTTGTGTACGTACAGATTGTTCACGCATTAATTGAGAACGTTTTGCAGCAATTTGTTTTGCTTCTTTTTCGTCTTCAAAAATATTGAACTTATCACCTGCTGTAGCAGCACCATCAAGACCTAAAACAGAAACCGGAGTAGAAGGACCAGCAACTAGTACTGAGTGACCTCTTTCATCATGCATTGCTTTAATCTTACCGTGGTGTTTACCAGCCAACATATAATCTCCAATTTTCAATGTACCGTGTTGTACTAAAATTGTAGATACATAACCTTTACCTTTATCCAAGAATGCTTCAACAACAGTTCCTTGTGCTGCTTTATTTGGATTTGATTTCAAATCTAAAATTTCAGCTTCAAGTAATACTTTTTCCAAAAGTTCTTTAACACCAGTACCTACTTTAGCAGAGATGTCATGAGATTGGATTTTTCCACCCCAGTCTTCTACTAGTAAGTTCATACTTGCCAAACGTTCTTTAATTCTTTCAACGTTCGAGTTCGGCTTATCAATTTTGTTTATCGCAAAAATGATTGGCACCCCAGCTGCTTGAGCATGAGAAATTGCTTCTTTTGTTTGTGGCATGATATCATCATCCGCCGCAATAACAATAATAGCAATATCGGTAACTTGTGCTCCACGTGCACGCATCGCGGTAAACGCCTCGTGACCTGGTGTATCTAAAAATGCAATTTTTTGACCGTTATCTAAAGTTACTCCATAAGCACCAATATGCTGTGTAATACCTCCAGACTCACCTGCAATTACATTTTCTTTACGAATATAATCTAGTAACGACGTCTTACCGTGGTCAACGTGACCCATAACTGTAACGATCGGCGCTCTAAATACTAAATCTTCTTCTTTATCAACAACTACTTCGATTGCTTCTTCAATGTCTACAGTTATGAATTCAACTTCATAACCAAACTCATCAGCAACAATTGTCAAAGTCTCTGCATCCAAACGCTGGTTCATGGTAACCATGATTCCAAGTGACATACAAGTACCAATAACTTTAGTAATTGGCACATCCATCATGATTGCAATTTCACCAACAGTAACAAACTCAGTAACCTTAATAGTTTTACTTCCTTCGTCTATAGCTCTTTGCTCATCATCAGATTTTTGACGGTGCGTATCTCTTTTATCTCTTCTGTATTTCGCCGCTTTAGATTTACCACCTTTTTTACCTTGTAGTTTCTCTAGCGTCTCACGAATTTGATTCTTAACTTCTTCTTCTGTAGGCTCAACTTTTGCAACAATAGCAGGTCGATTACCTTTTACAAAACCAGGTCTAGAACTTCTGTTCGCATTGTAACCACCACCACCAGTATTTGGCGTAATCTTATTAGGATTTGGTGCACCAGGAACTCCAGGAGGTCTTGGCGTGCCCGGTTTAGGAGCAATTCTTTTACGTTTATTTTTATTAGCCGCACCTGCAGCACCTGGTTTATTAGGTGTTATTTTTGGCTCTTCTTTTTTCTTTTTAGGTTTGTTAAACTGAGACAAGTCAATAGTTTGACCTGTTAGTTTAGCACCAGATAGTTTTTGATACTGCGTTGCAATAGCTTCTTCAGCAGGAGCTTCATCAGTAGCGGGAGTAACAACTACCTCTACTTTTGGAGTTGTCTTTTTTGGAGCAACTGGCTCAACAACTTCAGCTTTAGCTTCTTTTTTCTCAACAACTGGTTTCTCTGCTACCACTTCTTTAGGAGTTACTTTTTCAGCAACTACTTTTTCTTTAGGCACTTCAACAGGTGCTACTGTAGCTTTAACAGCGGGAGCAGCTTTCTTTGGGTTAAGATCAATCTTCCCAACTTGAACAGGTCCCGTAACCACAGCTCTAGCCTTGATTACTTCTTGTTGTTTCAAGCGTTCCTCTTCGTCTTGCTTACGTTTGTCTTCAATTTCATTTTCTCTCTCAACACGCAATGCCTCTTTTTCCTTTCTTCTTTCCTCTCCTACTTCTTTTGAAGCTTCTTTTTTTCCTTTGTCACCCGCAAATTGACCGCACAAGACCTTGTATTCATTATCAGAAATTTTTGTGTTGGGGTTAGACTCAATGCTAATCCCTTTATCTTTCAGATAATCCACAGCTCTTTCTAAAGAAATATTCAATTCTCTTAAAACTTTGTTTATTCTAATAATTCTCTCTTCAGACATAAAACCTTTTTAATATTACCTTTTTCGTTGTGTTGCTAGAAGTATTTAGAGGTTAACTCTCAAATTCTTCTTTCAAAATTTTCATTACATCTAGAATTGTTTCCTCTTCTAGGTCTGTTCTTCTAACTAAATCATTTACTTCTTGAGCTAAGATACTTTTTGCAGTATCCAAACCAATTTTAGCAAATTCTTCAATTACCCACGCTTCTATCTCATCTGAGAATTCTGTCAACTCCACATCATCCTCATCTGCCGTAGCACCAGCTACATCGCCTTCACGTATAACATCTAACTCATAACCTGTCAATTGACCAGCCAATCTGATGTTATGCCCTCCACGACCAATAGCCTTAGACACTTCTTCCAATTTCAAAAACACTTCTGCTCTCTTAGTTTCTTCATTGATTTTAATCGAAGATACTTTTGCAGGGCTTAATGCTCTTGTTATATACAATTGAATGTTACTAGTAAAATTAATAACATCAATATTTTCATTACCTAATTCACGTACAATTCCGTGAATACGTGATCCTTTCATACCTACACAAGCACCAACTGGATCAATTCTATCATCATAAGTTTCAACAGCTACTTTTGCTTTTTCACCAGGAATTCTTACAACATTTTTAACCATAATCAAACCGTCAAAAACCTCAGGAATCTCTTGTTCAAACAATTTCTCTAAAAACTTCTCAGAAGTTCTAGACATAATAATTTGAGGTTTATTTCCTTTTAGCTCAACGCTTTCAATAATTCCACGAACGTTATCTCCTTTACGGAAAAAGTCAGAAGGAATTTGTTTTTCTTTAGGTAAAACAATTTCGTTACCTTCATCATCTACCAAAATTACAACTCTTGGTCGAACATGGTGCACTTCTGCGGTGTAAATATCGCCAATTAAATCTTTAAATTGCTTATAAAGATTTGTATTGTCGTGTTCATGAATTTTAGAAATCAAGTTTTGACGTAAAGCCAAGATCGCTCTTCTTCCTAAATCAATTAATTTCACCTCTTCAGAAACCTCTTCACCAATTTCAAAATCGGCTTCAATTTTTCTTGCTTCAGTTAGCGTAATTTCTTCGTTTTCAAAATCTAGATCTTCATCAGCAACGATTACTCTTCTTCTCCAGATTTCCATATCTCCTTTATCAGGATTTATAATAATATCAAAATTGTCATCTGAACCGTATTTTTTCTTCAATGCATTTCTAAATACATCTTCTAAAATTGCCATAAGCGTTACACGATCAATAAGTTTATCATCTTTAAACTCTGAAAATGAATCGATTAATGCTAAATTTTCCATGCGAATTCTTTAATTAAAATGTTACTGTAACAATTGCTTCTTTTATATCTCCATAAGATAGCTCCAGTCTTTTTTGAACTGTCTCTTTCCCTTTCCCAATTTTCTTAGGTTCTCTTGCTTCCCACGCCAAAATTACAAAATCATCATTAGCTTCTACCAATTCTGCTTCTATATTTTCGGTTGCTGTTTTCACAATCAGGGTTCTACCTACATTTTTCTTGTATTGTCTAATAAATTTAAGCGGTCCACCAACTCCAAAAGAAGCTACTTCAAGCGAGAAATCTTGTTCTTCACGATCCAAATTACTCTCTACCGCTCTACTTACATCAATACAATCTTGTAAAACCACTCCGTTATCACCATCAATAGTCACAATTACTTTAAAAGCATCTGTGATTACAACGTCAATCAAGAAAAGCGAAGGCCTCTCTGATAACGCTTCTAATAGCAATGAATTTATTTTTTCTTTAAACACCATATTTTTATAAAAAGAGGGGACTATTAGTCCCCTCATTATCTAGATTTTAATAAATAACGGTGCAAATATAGTGTTTTTTTTATAAACCAAAAAAAATACCTTACCCTCAGACTATATCTTCGTCCTTTTGCATCCTAAAATTTATCGTTTCCCTACTTTTTTTTCATTCGAAAAATAAAAACTAACTTTTTATTGTTTCGGAAAAATTTGTATCGAAAATGAATTGTCGCAAAAAGTATCTGTTCTACCCTCCAAATTAAGAGCAAAAAAAAAGCTTCTCAATTGAGAAGCTTTTTGTTGGTCCACAAGGACTCGAACCTTGAATGACTGCACCAAAAACAGTAGTGTTACCATTACACCATGGACCATTATTCCTTTGTTGCGGGTGCAAATTTATAATAATATTTAGTTTGCGCAAACTTTTTCGGCACTTTTTATTGATTTTTTTTCATTTTTTTTTCGAAAGCATCGAACTAAAAACAAAACAAACTAGCATTCAAGTACTTAACACATGAGGTTAGTTTGCTAGAATTTTTTGTTAATGCTAAGTAGTTTCCATAAAAAAACATTTTCTTTGCATTGTAAAAATAAAACTAAATTTTGATACATGAATAAGGCAGCATTCAATTTCAACAAATGGAATACTATAATAGGTTGGGTTACATTTGCAATCGCATTAATAACGTACAGCTTAACAGTTGAACCTACTATGAGCTTTTGGGATTGTGGTGAATATATCGCTACATCGGCAAAACTAGAAGTAGGTCACCCTCCAGGAGCACCACTCTTTCAAATGATCGGTGCCTTTTTTGCAATGTTTGCTACAGACGCGCAACATATAGCGCTTATGGTTAATATGACATCCGTGTTTTCGAGTGCCTTCACTATCCTATTTATGTTTTGGTCTTCAACCATGATCTTAAAAAAGATGATTGGTGAGGATGCTGAAAAAGAAATCTCAAAAGAAAATTATATTGCAATACTCGGGAGTTCATTTGTAGGTTCATTAGCCTATACCTTCTCTGATAGTTTTTGGTTTAATGCTGTTGAAGCCGAAGTATACGCAATGGCCTCCTTATTTATTGCTTTGCTGTTTTGGCTAGGATTGCGTTGGGAGCAAGAAATGAACACTCCTCGCGGTAATAGATGGCTGCTTGTAATTTCATTAGTAATCGGACTTTCATTTGGTGTACACTTTATGGCCCTATTGACTATTCCTTCTATTGGATTATTATATTACTTTAAAAACTACAAAACAATTACCGTAAAAAACTTCATAATTGCCAATGTAGTTGTGGTTTCTGTCTTATTGTTTATTTTTAAATTGTTACTACCACTTACGATGGCGTTTTTTGGTAAGAGCGAAATTTTTATGGTGAACAGCTTCGGTCTACCTTTTGACTCTGGTACTATCATTGTCACTCTTGTTTTGATTGCCTTCTTTTACTTTAGTTTAAATTACACCAAAGCCAAAGGAATGATACACTATAATACATTGTTATTATGTGTCCTTTTTATTCTAATTGGATTCTCAACTTGGATGATGTTACCTATTAGAGCCAATGCAAATACGGTTATCAACGAGAACAAACCCTCAGATGCGGCAGAGGTTCTTGCTTATTACAATAGAGAACAATACGGTGTAAACCCATTATTCTACGGACCACAATACACTGAAGCTTTTGCTGGACTTGACCCAGAAACTCCATACTTGGACAAAGCACCTAACTACGAAAGAGATCGTAAAACTGGTAAGTACGTTATTGTAAACAATTACAAAAATGCTGTTCAAAATAGTGATGATTACCACAAAACTATATTACCTAGAATGTGGAGTTCTGAGCACGTAGAAAACTACATTAACTTCACCCATGCACCCGAATTTAAAATCAACCCAAATTATCCGTACGAGGAAGATTTGGCAAAATACGGAATCGACGCTAGTAAAATATCTGAGGAAGATTACAACAAAGCTATAGCACAGTTAAAAAACGAGGTTGAAAAAACGGTATCTGAATTTAGATTGGCCTATGCTCAAAAACAAATTGACAATGAAGGCTATGTAAAATTCTTAAAAAGCTACGGTGAATATTTAATTATCGAAAAACCAACTACTGCAGACAACTTGAGCTTCATGGTTGAATACCAATTTGGATACATGTATTGGAGGTATTTGATGTGGAATTTTGTTGGAAGACAAAGTGACAACCAAGGACGTTATGATTCTATGGACGGGAACTGGTTGAGTGGTATTGACTTTTTAGACGAAATCCATTTGGGTTCACAAACTGATTTACCTTCGGATGTATTGAACAATAAAGGTAGAAATACGTATTATTTCCTACCGTTTATCCTAGCATTAATCGGGATCATGTTTCACGCAAGCAAAGAGCGCAAAAGCTTTTATGTTTTATTGATGCTGTTCTTATTTATGGGACTTGCATTAAAAATTTACCTTAACGAACGCCCTTTCGAACCAAGAGAAAGAGATTATGCACTTGTAGGCTCCTTTTATGTGTTTGCGATGTGGATTGGATTTGGAGTTTACTCTTTATACGAAAGTTTACAAACCTATTTATCACCCAAAATAGCAGGACCAATAATTATCTCTGCAAGTTTACTTGCTGCTCCAGTCCTTATGGCTGCTCAAAACTGGGATGACCATGATCGCTCTGATAAATACACAGCATTGGCAATGGCCAAAGCCTATTTGAACTCCTGTGATCCAAATGCCGTATTGTTTACTATTGGAGACAACGATACCTTCCCGCTTTGGTATGCACAAGAAATCGAAAAAATTAGAACGGATATCAAAATCGTCAACACCAGCTTATTGATGACAGACTGGTATATTGATCAAATGAAAATGAAATCTTATGAATCTGATGGTTTACCTATTTCGTTCACACATGATGAGTACGTAGGAGACAAACTCGATTATGTAGCTTATATTCCGAAAATAAATAAAAGAGTAGGATTAGATTCTATTATTGATTTTATCAAAGACCCTAAATCTACAGTAGGCCTTCAAAATGGACAAACGATTCATTATTTCCCAACGAACAAATTGAGGATTACTGTTAATAAAAGTGACATCATCAAATACAAAGTAGTTTCACCTACTCAATATGATTCTATTGTTCCTTACATTGACATTGACATCAAAGGAAGCGCATTGTACAAAAACCGTTTGATGATGCTTGATTTTATATCAAAAAATAAATGGAAACGTCCTGTTTACTTCAGTGGAGGTGCCTATGACGATGAAGATTATTTATGGATGAAGGAATACTTGCAATTGGACGGAATGGTCTATAAATTGATTCCAGTACGCACCAAATCAAAAGAGAGAAGCCCAATTGATATGGGACAAATTGACTCTGAAAAGATGTATAAAAATGTAATGGCTTGGGATTGGGGAAATAGCGATAGCGACAAAATCTATCACGATCCAGAAACAAGAAGAGAAAGCATCACCTACAGAACCAATCTTGCTCGATTGATGGACAAATTGATTGCAGAAGGTAAAATGGAAAAAGCTAAAAATATAATTGAGCTAGCGATGACCAAGATGCCAGTAGATAAATTTGGCTACTACTCGTTGCTTGAACCTTTTACTAGAGGATATTACCAAACCGGTGAACCCGTAAAAGCACAAGAGTTACTGAACCACTTAATCGCTAAGTACAGAGAAAATCTGGATTATTACAGCAAACTAGAACCTTCTGAGCAATCAGAACTTGCAATGGATATCGTAACTGATATTGAACGCTATAGAAGCTTGGTCGAAGTGATGAAAGCAAATAACGATATGACTTTTTTCGAAAAGAATAAAAAAACTTTCAATACCTATATCGAAATATTCTCTCGATTTGGAAGAGATAAAATAGAATAAAAAAGCATAGTTAATTCAAAAAAAAATGCAGCAATTCCTTTCGAGATTGCTGCATTTTTTTGTACCTTAATGTCATCATATTAAAGACACAATCATGAGCTTTTATTGGGTAAAAACACATTCGATATTAAAAAAGATATTTTCAAAATACATTTGGGATATGCCAAATCGTGATAATAAAATATACCTAACATTTGATGATGGCCCAACGCCAGAAATTACGAATTGGGTACTTGATGAGTTAGGAAAGCACAATGCTAAAGCTACCTTTTTTTGTATTGGTAAAAACATAGAACAAGAACCTGCCCTATTTAAAAGAATTATCGAAGAAAAACATGCTATTGGTAATCACACACAAGATCATGCCAACGGCTGGGCTACATCCAAGGAAACCTACCTAGAAAGCATTGCTACTTGCGCCAAGGCCATAGGTAAACATATTTGTAATAAGACGAGTCCAAAACTTTTTAGACCACCATACGGCAAAGTAAAGTCGTCGCAAATTAATGCATTGAAAAAACTAGGATATAAAATTGTAATGTGGGATGTGTTGAGTGCCGATTTTGACACCTCTATTACAAAAGAAAAATGCTTAGAGAATGTCATTTCTAACATTTGCTCAGGAAGCATCATCATATTTCATGATAGCGTAAAGGCTTTTCCGAACTTGGAATATACGTTACCTAAAGTGTTAGAGTATATTGACCAAAAGCATTTTCAATACGCAACGGTCTCTTAATCTATAATTGACCTTGTACGATTGCAATAATACTATTGGCATCTAATTCTCCGGATTGTCTCCAAATCATCTGTCCACCTTTGTAGATCATTAACGTAGGTAATCCTTTGATGCGAAGTGCATCTGCCAACTCTTGATTTTTATCAACATCAATTTTAATCACTTTGGCTTTATCACCCAAAGCAGCAGCCACATCCCTAATTACAGGATGCATCGACAAAGAAGGTTCATTCCATTCTGTATAAAAATCAATCAATACAGGGACTTGTGCGCTTATAAGTTCTCCGAATTTTGACATAAAACAACGTTTTTATATATAACTCTACTAAAATAATAGCTATTAATTTACAAATGTAGCATTTTTAATGAATTAAGACACTTTCTTCCCTTTTTTTAGCTCAATCACGGTGATTTCAGGCATAATTCCTACCCTTCCTGGGTACGCATGAAATCCAAATCCACGGTTCACATATACATAACGCCCCATGGTTTCATACAAACCTGCCCATTGCGGGTAGATGTACTGCGCCAAACTCCATTTGAAAAAACCTGGGATTTCGATTCCAAATTGCATTCCGTGCGTATGACCTGAGAGTGTTAATTGGTAATTTTTGGGATCTTGTTTTAATTCATAATCCCAGTGAGAAGGATCGTGACTCATCACAATTTTAAAATCATCTTGAGCTACCTCCTTAGAAGCTTTCTTGATATCTCCAACTTTTTTAAAGTTATGCCCCCAATTTTCAACTCCAATTAAGGCAATTCTTTTACCATCTTTTTCAATAAAACGGTGTTCATTCAATAACAACTCAAATCCAATATCGCCATAAAGCTTTTTGATGGCCTCAAAGTTCTCCTCTTTTTCTTGTTGTGTTTTCCAGTCAATATATTCACCATAATCATGATTACCCAAAACAGAGAATTTACCATAAGCTGGACGATTAATCGCTTTGAAAGTGTCAATCCATGGATACATTTCTTTAGCATGCGTGTTCACAATATCACCAGTAAACAAAACCAAATCAGAATTTTGCTGGTTAATCAAATCAATAGCATAACTTATTTTTTCGGGATCATCAAAACTACCCGAATGCACATCTGATATTTGTGTGATGGTAAAACCATCAAATTCAATAGGTAAGTCAGGAAAATGAATCGTTTGTTTGATTACTTTGAAA encodes the following:
- the rimP gene encoding ribosome assembly cofactor RimP gives rise to the protein MVFKEKINSLLLEALSERPSLFLIDVVITDAFKVIVTIDGDNGVVLQDCIDVSRAVESNLDREEQDFSLEVASFGVGGPLKFIRQYKKNVGRTLIVKTATENIEAELVEANDDFVILAWEAREPKKIGKGKETVQKRLELSYGDIKEAIVTVTF
- a CDS encoding polysaccharide deacetylase family protein codes for the protein MSFYWVKTHSILKKIFSKYIWDMPNRDNKIYLTFDDGPTPEITNWVLDELGKHNAKATFFCIGKNIEQEPALFKRIIEEKHAIGNHTQDHANGWATSKETYLESIATCAKAIGKHICNKTSPKLFRPPYGKVKSSQINALKKLGYKIVMWDVLSADFDTSITKEKCLENVISNICSGSIIIFHDSVKAFPNLEYTLPKVLEYIDQKHFQYATVS
- the nusA gene encoding transcription termination factor NusA, producing MENLALIDSFSEFKDDKLIDRVTLMAILEDVFRNALKKKYGSDDNFDIIINPDKGDMEIWRRRVIVADEDLDFENEEITLTEARKIEADFEIGEEVSEEVKLIDLGRRAILALRQNLISKIHEHDNTNLYKQFKDLIGDIYTAEVHHVRPRVVILVDDEGNEIVLPKEKQIPSDFFRKGDNVRGIIESVELKGNKPQIIMSRTSEKFLEKLFEQEIPEVFDGLIMVKNVVRIPGEKAKVAVETYDDRIDPVGACVGMKGSRIHGIVRELGNENIDVINFTSNIQLYITRALSPAKVSSIKINEETKRAEVFLKLEEVSKAIGRGGHNIRLAGQLTGYELDVIREGDVAGATADEDDVELTEFSDEIEAWVIEEFAKIGLDTAKSILAQEVNDLVRRTDLEEETILDVMKILKEEFES
- a CDS encoding glycosyltransferase family 117 protein, with the translated sequence MNKAAFNFNKWNTIIGWVTFAIALITYSLTVEPTMSFWDCGEYIATSAKLEVGHPPGAPLFQMIGAFFAMFATDAQHIALMVNMTSVFSSAFTILFMFWSSTMILKKMIGEDAEKEISKENYIAILGSSFVGSLAYTFSDSFWFNAVEAEVYAMASLFIALLFWLGLRWEQEMNTPRGNRWLLVISLVIGLSFGVHFMALLTIPSIGLLYYFKNYKTITVKNFIIANVVVVSVLLFIFKLLLPLTMAFFGKSEIFMVNSFGLPFDSGTIIVTLVLIAFFYFSLNYTKAKGMIHYNTLLLCVLFILIGFSTWMMLPIRANANTVINENKPSDAAEVLAYYNREQYGVNPLFYGPQYTEAFAGLDPETPYLDKAPNYERDRKTGKYVIVNNYKNAVQNSDDYHKTILPRMWSSEHVENYINFTHAPEFKINPNYPYEEDLAKYGIDASKISEEDYNKAIAQLKNEVEKTVSEFRLAYAQKQIDNEGYVKFLKSYGEYLIIEKPTTADNLSFMVEYQFGYMYWRYLMWNFVGRQSDNQGRYDSMDGNWLSGIDFLDEIHLGSQTDLPSDVLNNKGRNTYYFLPFILALIGIMFHASKERKSFYVLLMLFLFMGLALKIYLNERPFEPRERDYALVGSFYVFAMWIGFGVYSLYESLQTYLSPKIAGPIIISASLLAAPVLMAAQNWDDHDRSDKYTALAMAKAYLNSCDPNAVLFTIGDNDTFPLWYAQEIEKIRTDIKIVNTSLLMTDWYIDQMKMKSYESDGLPISFTHDEYVGDKLDYVAYIPKINKRVGLDSIIDFIKDPKSTVGLQNGQTIHYFPTNKLRITVNKSDIIKYKVVSPTQYDSIVPYIDIDIKGSALYKNRLMMLDFISKNKWKRPVYFSGGAYDDEDYLWMKEYLQLDGMVYKLIPVRTKSKERSPIDMGQIDSEKMYKNVMAWDWGNSDSDKIYHDPETRRESITYRTNLARLMDKLIAEGKMEKAKNIIELAMTKMPVDKFGYYSLLEPFTRGYYQTGEPVKAQELLNHLIAKYRENLDYYSKLEPSEQSELAMDIVTDIERYRSLVEVMKANNDMTFFEKNKKTFNTYIEIFSRFGRDKIE